The following proteins are encoded in a genomic region of Gimesia algae:
- a CDS encoding DUF1294 domain-containing protein: MRLQGKIREWDDEKGFGFISSQDDGSSVFVHISAFPRTARRPQAGDPVSYEMAHEENGKVRAENVRFSDQSVGKRLRSAPAVSFTVLFVIFLLVSVYFHRISWLVLAGYFVVSCITFIAYAWDKSAAQRGKWRTAESTLHVMALLGGWPGALAAQRLLRHKSSKQKFLVVFWLTVFLNVAAVGYFVWSGNTDLINQLINTF; this comes from the coding sequence ATGCGTTTACAGGGAAAAATCAGGGAATGGGATGATGAAAAGGGCTTTGGCTTTATCTCATCTCAAGACGACGGCAGTTCGGTTTTTGTGCACATCAGTGCCTTCCCCCGTACGGCACGACGGCCGCAGGCAGGTGATCCTGTTTCGTACGAAATGGCCCACGAGGAGAACGGGAAAGTCAGAGCAGAGAACGTCCGTTTTTCAGATCAGTCGGTTGGCAAACGTCTGCGCAGCGCGCCTGCGGTTTCATTTACGGTACTGTTTGTCATTTTTTTATTGGTCTCTGTCTATTTCCATCGCATCTCCTGGCTGGTACTGGCGGGATACTTCGTCGTGAGCTGTATCACCTTCATCGCCTACGCCTGGGATAAATCTGCGGCACAACGGGGAAAGTGGCGGACAGCAGAATCGACCTTACACGTCATGGCACTGCTGGGTGGCTGGCCCGGCGCGCTGGCAGCACAACGCCTGCTGCGACATAAATCCAGCAAGCAGAAATTCCTGGTTGTGTTCTGGCTGACCGTATTCCTGAATGTGGCAGCAGTCGGTTACTTCGTGTGGAGTGGAAATACAGATTTGATCAATCAACTAATCAATACGTTTTAG
- a CDS encoding outer membrane protein assembly factor BamB family protein, translating to MRFICFFQVVVLLVVFGTNFSTCCAQQEDFSIGNIRAPTLHLGQDTKAIKWKRKVGDYCSDVLVGSKQVIIFGNNTLQQQVQNTKVPNGTAVACFDRKTSQLQWISSFKRVKFWPSDLPNTSIRTFSHLDDKQLTFISNRSTLVCFDVVGFKNGDDGKIIETRKPDPTKGDLLWEIDLKNELHVERRELIDTASRIGGVILHEGIYYVVTGHGADYTSEGTLAPVFMAVDANNGNIVWSKSDLKMGAASGHFAAPSMIKQLQRTLVVFPGGDCSVYAYDIDGMKLAWKLDCNNRNSTVEFKTGNQLRFFSPPTILGNTMLVTTAQSPELGGNQHSVAAYSLGENGEPKLKWRWDPSSFQGTYAPIVVNDRVAFVKDVSGSLFAINIDTGKTLWHFDSEDDQSSSSILSSVAVRSQDENRTFMPLNESLYVISQAGTPKCTLEINFPGSSSVLTTPRVDNDELFVVAGDALYCLSISELLKYETPKK from the coding sequence ATGCGATTCATTTGTTTTTTCCAGGTGGTGGTACTTCTCGTTGTTTTCGGAACAAATTTCTCAACTTGTTGTGCGCAACAAGAAGATTTTTCCATTGGTAACATCAGAGCTCCCACATTGCATCTAGGCCAGGATACCAAAGCCATTAAATGGAAACGGAAAGTTGGCGATTATTGCTCTGATGTTTTGGTTGGTTCGAAACAAGTCATCATCTTTGGCAATAACACACTCCAACAACAAGTTCAAAATACGAAAGTACCAAACGGTACAGCCGTTGCCTGCTTTGATCGCAAGACTTCTCAACTGCAATGGATTTCCTCTTTCAAACGAGTAAAATTTTGGCCTTCCGATTTGCCGAATACATCGATTCGAACTTTCTCGCATTTAGACGACAAGCAATTGACGTTCATATCGAACAGGTCAACGTTAGTCTGTTTTGATGTCGTTGGTTTTAAAAACGGAGATGATGGAAAAATCATCGAAACTCGTAAACCAGATCCAACTAAAGGGGATCTACTTTGGGAAATTGATCTAAAAAATGAGCTTCATGTGGAAAGAAGAGAACTAATCGACACTGCGAGTCGAATCGGTGGAGTCATTTTACACGAAGGAATCTATTATGTCGTAACAGGTCATGGAGCTGATTACACGAGCGAGGGGACTCTCGCTCCCGTTTTCATGGCAGTAGATGCGAATAACGGAAATATTGTATGGTCGAAATCAGATCTCAAAATGGGAGCGGCATCTGGACATTTTGCTGCCCCCTCGATGATTAAACAGTTGCAGCGAACATTAGTGGTTTTTCCTGGAGGCGATTGTAGTGTCTATGCATACGACATTGATGGCATGAAACTGGCATGGAAACTGGACTGCAACAACAGAAATTCTACGGTTGAATTTAAGACTGGGAACCAATTACGCTTTTTTTCTCCGCCGACGATTTTGGGCAATACGATGTTGGTGACAACAGCTCAAAGCCCAGAATTAGGGGGCAATCAACATTCGGTCGCCGCTTACAGTTTAGGTGAAAATGGAGAACCGAAGCTGAAATGGCGTTGGGATCCATCGAGCTTTCAAGGGACCTACGCACCGATCGTGGTGAATGACCGTGTCGCTTTTGTGAAAGACGTTTCTGGTAGTCTGTTCGCAATCAACATTGACACCGGCAAAACGCTTTGGCACTTTGATTCTGAAGATGACCAATCATCGAGTTCGATACTTTCGAGCGTTGCGGTTCGTAGCCAGGACGAGAATCGCACTTTCATGCCTCTCAACGAAAGCCTCTACGTCATTTCGCAAGCAGGAACACCAAAATGTACGTTAGAGATTAATTTTCCCGGATCGTCGTCAGTACTAACAACGCCGCGGGTAGACAACGACGAACTGTTTGTTGTTGCCGGCGATGCACTTTACTGCTTGTCGATTTCAGAGTTATTGAAATACGAAACCCCAAAAAAGTAA
- a CDS encoding alkyl/aryl-sulfatase gives MRQWYFPIVFLLMTAQLFAQDNAATQKLTEQSKQFDEQVIKVADNIYTAVGFSVSNVSMIVGDDGVIIIDTGMMVGDANRIMVEFRKLTDKPVKAIIFTHSHGDHTGGAAAFIGNERPQIWAHKNFGSEAGPLIAGGVTFQSLRGARQAGFKLPPDQRINNGVAPVRYPKRGGQAFASGDATKPTHFLEGDRTTIKVAGVELELVSSPGETNDQLFVWDPTGKVLFAGDNFYRSFPNLYAIRGTPNRSVRLWAESLGKLADNAAAAALVGGHTNPILGADKVKQVLNDYRDAVQFIHDKTVEGMNKGMTPDELVEYVQLPEKLASKDYLQPFYGHPEWGVRSVFNGYLGWFDGNPSNLFRLSPQSEAERVAKLAGGTDKLLASARDALAADDNQWAAQLADYLLALDKNNPAAKQIKADALTKLARNMVNATARNYYLTVARELHEKTKSKE, from the coding sequence ATGAGGCAATGGTACTTTCCGATTGTATTTTTACTCATGACGGCCCAGCTATTCGCTCAAGACAACGCGGCGACTCAAAAACTGACTGAGCAGTCAAAGCAATTTGATGAGCAGGTCATCAAAGTAGCCGACAATATTTACACGGCGGTCGGTTTCAGTGTCTCCAACGTTTCGATGATTGTCGGCGATGACGGCGTCATCATTATTGACACGGGCATGATGGTCGGTGACGCCAACCGCATTATGGTAGAGTTCCGCAAGCTGACCGATAAGCCCGTCAAGGCGATTATCTTTACACACTCGCACGGCGATCACACCGGCGGGGCGGCAGCATTCATCGGAAACGAACGTCCACAGATCTGGGCTCACAAAAACTTTGGCAGCGAAGCGGGTCCACTGATCGCTGGTGGCGTCACTTTTCAAAGTCTCCGTGGTGCAAGACAGGCCGGGTTCAAATTGCCGCCTGATCAACGAATTAACAACGGAGTCGCGCCGGTCCGTTATCCCAAACGGGGCGGCCAGGCGTTCGCCTCGGGTGATGCGACCAAACCGACGCACTTCCTTGAAGGTGATCGGACAACAATTAAAGTCGCCGGGGTGGAACTGGAACTCGTCTCATCACCTGGTGAGACAAACGATCAACTGTTTGTCTGGGATCCCACTGGGAAAGTGCTGTTCGCCGGAGATAACTTTTACCGTTCGTTTCCCAATTTGTACGCGATTCGAGGGACTCCCAATCGCAGTGTGCGCCTGTGGGCGGAGAGCCTGGGTAAACTCGCTGACAACGCTGCTGCTGCTGCCCTCGTGGGTGGTCACACCAATCCGATACTCGGAGCCGACAAGGTTAAACAGGTGCTCAACGACTACCGCGATGCCGTTCAATTCATTCACGACAAAACCGTGGAAGGAATGAACAAGGGAATGACGCCCGACGAGCTGGTTGAATACGTGCAGCTTCCCGAAAAGCTTGCCAGTAAAGACTATTTACAGCCCTTTTACGGTCATCCAGAATGGGGCGTCCGCAGTGTTTTCAATGGATACCTGGGCTGGTTCGACGGCAACCCCTCCAACCTGTTTCGACTCTCGCCGCAATCAGAAGCAGAGCGTGTCGCAAAGTTGGCCGGAGGAACAGACAAGCTATTGGCGTCGGCCCGTGACGCATTGGCCGCAGACGACAATCAGTGGGCCGCGCAACTTGCCGACTATTTATTGGCACTCGACAAGAACAACCCGGCGGCGAAACAGATCAAAGCCGACGCGCTGACAAAGCTCGCCCGCAACATGGTCAACGCCACCGCACGCAACTACTACCTGACTGTGGCGCGCGAATTGCATGAAAAGACGAAATCGAAAGAATAA
- a CDS encoding MarR family winged helix-turn-helix transcriptional regulator — MKQQERPGFLISRLAYLFRLRIEALLAENDCELSAEESALLMVLVESGQPLRRGEFAEIMLRDKTTITRQLDGLVAKGLVQRKQDPSDGRAFLIYPTSKGTRQINKILPAAKALRDSLKQGLTAEEWEIGMKAMRQMKDNLIAMDSKKVTPTPQRVRQPEHTDKSTS; from the coding sequence ATGAAGCAGCAGGAACGCCCTGGATTTTTGATCAGCCGTCTGGCCTATCTGTTTCGTCTGCGAATCGAAGCTTTGCTGGCGGAAAACGATTGTGAACTTTCAGCGGAAGAATCAGCTCTGTTGATGGTGCTGGTTGAGTCTGGACAGCCACTACGGCGCGGAGAATTCGCAGAAATCATGCTGCGCGACAAGACCACAATCACACGTCAGCTGGACGGATTGGTTGCAAAAGGGCTTGTACAACGAAAGCAGGATCCAAGTGACGGTCGCGCGTTTTTGATCTACCCGACCTCCAAAGGGACGCGGCAGATTAATAAGATCCTGCCCGCTGCCAAGGCGTTACGGGATAGTTTGAAGCAGGGATTGACGGCGGAAGAATGGGAGATCGGCATGAAAGCCATGCGTCAGATGAAAGATAATTTGATAGCGATGGATTCAAAAAAAGTGACACCAACGCCGCAGCGCGTGCGTCAACCGGAACATACTGACAAATCAACTTCGTAA
- a CDS encoding PAS domain S-box protein: MTDHNLLFGLIAMQSDLISMRQFVDACTLWGSRKESSLADILVEQGWLIEDDRDHVEYLLKRRLEKTGGDVRKSLSSMPEGLKSALESLGDEEIQTTLSGVSQGPRFTSAVQISPTDISEDRITRRGLHSSGGIGHVWLAHDKVLDREIALKELKADQAHSEMNRQRFFREARITAQLTHPGTVPVYDYVDDGKRSYYTMKFVRGRTFSEEIRNYHEWRIKENQTGVTSRLVHLLNQFVSICNTIAYAHSKQIIHRDLKTENVIVGDFGEVAVLDWGLAKHLEEVEPVNETVVSEFDATVISNPDDSVTSSHTMQGEKLGTPAYMSPEQARGEIAMVDLRSDVYGLAAILYEILVGQPPFMGTSIIAVLESVIHDQPQPPSESVDGLPRELEQICMRGLSKKREDRQQSAIEIGDEIQSWIAERAERKRTEQERERFFNLSLDLLAILDAGGRLALTNPAWESVLGWTTEELQGKSVWELIEPSEHPRAKKNHERILSGESLTEIEYKCRHKEGSHNSIWILWNAKLIPGESSIYLVGRDITERKRTEQTFHDLLESAPDAMVVVNESGTIVLVNAQLEKLFGYDRSELLGNQIEYLVPKQFRAEHPQKVASFIQQASARPMASGLNLFAERKDGAIFPVEISLSPVKTEQGLLVSCAVRDTTLRMKEQNKIQALLDSAPDAMVVVNRQRQIEFVNFQAERLFGYQRQELLGQEIEVLIPPRFREGHPEKFERYANSPSFRPLDAKLNLSGLHKDGSEFPAEISLNPIELEEGLLISSTIRRTHA; encoded by the coding sequence ATGACAGATCATAATTTACTTTTCGGTTTGATTGCCATGCAGAGCGATCTGATCAGCATGCGGCAGTTTGTCGATGCGTGCACGCTCTGGGGATCACGAAAAGAGTCCTCTCTGGCTGACATTCTCGTGGAGCAGGGCTGGCTCATCGAGGATGACCGGGATCACGTCGAGTATCTGCTCAAACGACGACTTGAAAAAACCGGCGGTGACGTCAGAAAATCGCTGTCGAGTATGCCGGAAGGTCTGAAATCGGCTTTGGAAAGTCTGGGGGACGAAGAGATTCAGACTACCCTCAGTGGGGTATCGCAAGGACCACGTTTCACCTCAGCTGTTCAGATATCACCAACCGACATTTCTGAAGATCGGATTACGCGGCGTGGTTTACATTCGTCTGGCGGGATCGGTCACGTCTGGCTTGCGCATGATAAAGTGCTCGATCGCGAAATTGCCTTGAAAGAACTGAAAGCAGATCAGGCTCACTCCGAAATGAACCGTCAGCGATTCTTTCGTGAAGCGCGGATCACGGCACAACTGACTCATCCAGGCACTGTTCCCGTCTATGACTATGTCGACGATGGCAAACGCAGCTATTATACCATGAAGTTCGTACGCGGGCGGACCTTCTCCGAAGAGATCCGAAATTATCATGAATGGCGAATCAAGGAGAATCAGACCGGGGTGACCAGTCGGTTAGTGCATTTACTCAATCAATTTGTCAGCATCTGTAATACCATCGCCTATGCCCACTCCAAACAGATTATTCATCGTGATTTAAAAACGGAAAACGTGATTGTCGGCGATTTTGGAGAGGTCGCGGTACTCGACTGGGGCCTGGCCAAACATCTTGAAGAAGTTGAACCGGTTAACGAAACTGTTGTCTCAGAATTCGACGCGACCGTCATCAGTAATCCTGATGACAGTGTCACATCCTCACATACCATGCAGGGAGAAAAACTGGGGACCCCTGCTTATATGTCGCCCGAACAGGCGCGGGGTGAAATCGCGATGGTTGATCTACGTAGTGATGTCTACGGGCTCGCTGCGATATTGTATGAGATTCTTGTCGGGCAACCCCCGTTTATGGGAACCAGCATCATCGCAGTCCTGGAGAGCGTCATCCACGATCAACCGCAGCCCCCTTCGGAGTCGGTTGATGGCTTGCCGCGTGAACTCGAACAGATCTGCATGCGCGGGTTGTCCAAAAAACGCGAAGATCGGCAACAGTCCGCCATTGAGATTGGGGATGAAATTCAATCCTGGATTGCCGAGCGGGCAGAACGTAAACGCACCGAACAGGAACGCGAGCGTTTCTTCAACCTGTCTCTTGATCTGCTCGCCATCCTGGATGCGGGCGGGCGGTTGGCCTTGACCAATCCTGCGTGGGAGTCTGTTCTGGGCTGGACCACTGAGGAACTTCAGGGTAAGTCCGTTTGGGAGTTGATCGAACCCTCGGAACATCCGAGAGCTAAGAAAAATCATGAGCGTATCCTTTCAGGAGAATCATTGACCGAAATCGAATACAAATGTCGGCACAAGGAGGGCAGCCACAATTCAATCTGGATTCTGTGGAATGCTAAATTGATCCCAGGAGAATCATCGATTTATCTCGTCGGGCGAGACATCACCGAACGCAAACGCACAGAACAGACCTTTCATGATCTACTGGAATCTGCCCCGGATGCCATGGTGGTGGTGAATGAGTCGGGAACGATCGTGCTTGTGAACGCACAGTTAGAGAAACTGTTTGGATACGATCGGTCCGAATTACTGGGCAACCAAATTGAGTACCTTGTCCCGAAACAGTTTCGTGCAGAACATCCGCAAAAAGTGGCAAGCTTCATTCAACAGGCGAGTGCCCGGCCGATGGCTTCTGGTTTAAATTTGTTTGCAGAGCGGAAGGATGGGGCAATCTTCCCGGTCGAAATCAGTCTGAGTCCCGTCAAGACGGAACAGGGCCTGCTTGTCTCATGCGCAGTCCGTGATACGACACTACGGATGAAAGAGCAGAACAAAATTCAAGCGTTGCTGGATTCGGCTCCAGATGCGATGGTGGTTGTGAACCGACAGCGTCAAATCGAATTCGTCAACTTCCAGGCCGAGCGGCTCTTCGGTTACCAGCGCCAGGAATTGCTTGGTCAGGAAATTGAAGTTCTCATCCCCCCGCGTTTTCGGGAAGGACACCCTGAAAAATTTGAGCGTTATGCAAACTCCCCCAGTTTTCGTCCTCTCGATGCCAAGCTGAACCTGTCTGGTCTGCACAAAGACGGTTCCGAATTCCCGGCGGAAATCAGCCTCAATCCCATCGAACTGGAAGAAGGCTTGTTGATCTCCAGCACAATTCGCCGGACGCATGCGTGA
- a CDS encoding amidohydrolase family protein: MSNQNLSRRGFLLATGAACYSAAFKSNEAAEPVRDANQYKKLDCHLHINHKDRSIEDTIKHMDATGTAKAFILPLETGEGGVLLRTETVLHAFHKYPDRLIPFCQTDIRQAEVIERIRAYHLLGCRGIGEQKEHLPLNDRRVEAVIAECDELNWPITVHFQDDKNGFNQGIEKHLETYLKKYQRVRIIGHAQSFWSHISADVPSPDKTLYPRGPVKPGGLLDHLLGEYPNLYADMSAGSGFTALSRDEDFTAGFLERHPKQLLFGSDCPCSDGRGGNFNGVCYSTRLQQFLLRMVKDEATLQDIFYHNAERALNGTA, translated from the coding sequence ATGAGTAACCAGAATTTATCGAGACGCGGATTTCTGCTTGCGACAGGAGCGGCCTGCTACAGTGCCGCATTCAAATCAAATGAGGCGGCAGAACCAGTGCGAGACGCGAATCAATATAAAAAGCTGGACTGCCACCTGCATATCAATCATAAAGACAGATCGATTGAAGATACGATTAAGCATATGGACGCGACCGGCACGGCCAAGGCGTTCATTCTGCCTCTGGAGACGGGCGAGGGAGGCGTGCTGCTGCGTACGGAGACCGTCCTGCATGCCTTCCATAAATACCCGGATCGTCTGATTCCCTTTTGTCAGACGGACATCCGCCAGGCTGAGGTGATTGAGCGGATTCGCGCGTATCATCTGCTGGGTTGTCGGGGAATTGGAGAGCAGAAAGAACATCTGCCTTTAAATGACCGTCGTGTGGAAGCCGTGATTGCGGAGTGCGACGAGCTGAACTGGCCGATCACTGTTCATTTCCAGGACGATAAAAACGGCTTCAACCAGGGAATCGAAAAACATCTGGAAACCTATCTGAAAAAATATCAGCGGGTGCGGATCATTGGACATGCGCAGTCCTTCTGGTCCCACATCAGTGCCGATGTACCATCGCCTGACAAAACGCTTTATCCACGAGGCCCCGTCAAGCCCGGCGGTCTGCTGGACCATCTGCTGGGGGAGTATCCCAATCTGTATGCGGACATGTCAGCGGGCAGCGGGTTCACTGCGCTCTCCCGCGATGAAGATTTTACAGCTGGCTTTCTGGAACGGCACCCCAAACAGTTGCTGTTTGGCAGCGACTGTCCCTGTTCTGACGGTCGCGGCGGCAACTTTAACGGAGTGTGTTACAGCACACGTCTGCAGCAGTTTCTACTGCGGATGGTGAAAGACGAAGCGACACTTCAGGACATATTCTATCACAATGCCGAACGTGCCTTGAACGGGACGGCGTAG